From a single Streptomyces sp. NBC_00377 genomic region:
- a CDS encoding PP2C family protein-serine/threonine phosphatase, producing the protein MTGPRRKRPTDVNGAIEPPGNAETVVGVLSVTVLVEVLGVLSGSEVWLLGLLVILPGTASALCTVQQTRFVAAWTTLFVSLTLFLRAGDGGRWLDRALLVLLTLALGVVSVYACHRRIAREQEMLRLRSTAAAMQRHILHPLPLITDDVLVNGVYEPVQEDRLVGGDIYDVVASPWGTRVLIGDVQGKGLAAVGAAFAVIGAFREAAHREPTLTALVDALDASVVRHNSYAEQSGDDERFVTALIIGVDTGSEAQVVNCGHIPPWLLHEGAVTVPAVDSGVPLGLGELAIEPTTVDWFAFPAGATLLLSTDGLTETRAHDGTFYPVDERLMKHLDLSPTELPLALHEDARAFAGHDRRQDDVAVLTVRRSPRY; encoded by the coding sequence ATGACCGGTCCCCGTCGGAAGCGCCCCACCGACGTCAACGGCGCCATCGAGCCCCCGGGCAACGCCGAGACGGTGGTCGGCGTGCTGTCGGTGACGGTGCTGGTGGAGGTCCTCGGCGTCCTGTCCGGTTCCGAGGTGTGGCTCCTGGGGCTCCTGGTCATCCTGCCGGGCACGGCGTCGGCGCTGTGCACCGTCCAGCAGACGAGGTTCGTCGCCGCCTGGACCACCCTGTTCGTCAGTCTCACCCTGTTCCTGCGGGCCGGTGACGGCGGCCGGTGGCTGGACCGGGCCCTGCTGGTGCTGCTCACCCTCGCGCTGGGAGTCGTCTCCGTCTACGCCTGCCACCGGCGTATCGCACGCGAGCAGGAGATGCTGCGGCTGCGCTCCACCGCCGCCGCCATGCAGCGGCACATCCTGCACCCGCTGCCCCTGATCACCGACGACGTGCTGGTCAACGGGGTCTACGAGCCCGTGCAGGAGGACCGGCTCGTCGGCGGCGACATCTACGACGTGGTCGCCTCGCCCTGGGGCACGCGCGTGCTGATCGGAGACGTGCAGGGCAAGGGACTGGCCGCCGTGGGCGCCGCGTTCGCCGTGATCGGCGCCTTCCGTGAGGCGGCCCACCGGGAGCCCACGCTCACCGCGCTCGTCGACGCCCTGGACGCCTCGGTCGTGCGGCACAACTCCTACGCCGAACAGAGCGGCGACGACGAGCGGTTCGTCACCGCGCTGATCATCGGCGTGGACACGGGTTCGGAGGCGCAGGTCGTCAACTGCGGGCACATTCCGCCCTGGCTGCTGCACGAGGGCGCCGTCACCGTCCCGGCGGTGGACTCCGGCGTCCCGCTCGGGCTCGGAGAGCTCGCCATCGAGCCCACCACGGTGGACTGGTTCGCGTTCCCGGCCGGGGCGACGCTCCTGCTGAGCACCGACGGCCTCACCGAGACCCGCGCCCACGACGGCACGTTCTACCCGGTCGACGAGCGGCTGATGAAGCACCTCGACCTCTCCCCCACCGAGCTGCCCCTCGCGCTGCACGAGGACGCCCGCGCTTTCGCCGGACACGACCGCCGCCAGGACGACGTCGCCGTGCTGACCGTGCGCCGGTCACCGCGGTACTGA
- a CDS encoding glycoside hydrolase family 43 protein, which translates to MTTRPSTPSRRALLRAMAALPVAALVVGEAPGLLGTALAAAPAAGSATRYTIVPFLNSDDGTVNVYQSDDATDFRLVQSSAYTPPANRIRDASVFKHTNGYYYITYTTHTWQDASTTIGFARSSDRVNWTFLYDYTVPIAGLSRAWAPEWFVDSDGSVNVIVSCSVTSDEWIFTPYLLKATNSALTSWSSPVALSGIGANHIDTCIVRTGSTYHAFTKNETAKYIEYGTASSLAGPYTITRTGDWAGWGSYREGPSVIQLDNGAWRIFFDGYGDGNYYYSDSYDSFASWSAPKALPGISGTARHFTVIKETVTGGPSLTKNATRSFRSANYTTRYWQEQSALLNLPVVTSSSSTAEKQASTFTVVAGLADANAYSFRDAAGNYLRHYSFRGRFDPNDGTSTFARDATFIARTGAASGSVRFESYNYPGYYLRHYNYQLRVEQPDGTDLFRQDSSFVAATAWA; encoded by the coding sequence ATGACGACACGTCCCTCCACCCCGTCCCGCCGTGCCCTGCTGCGCGCGATGGCCGCGCTGCCCGTCGCGGCCCTGGTGGTCGGCGAGGCCCCCGGCCTGCTGGGCACGGCCCTCGCCGCCGCGCCGGCCGCCGGATCGGCCACGCGCTACACCATCGTGCCGTTCCTCAACAGTGATGACGGAACGGTGAACGTCTACCAGTCCGACGACGCCACCGACTTCCGGCTGGTGCAGTCCTCCGCCTACACCCCGCCGGCCAACCGCATCCGCGACGCGAGCGTCTTCAAGCACACCAACGGCTACTACTACATCACCTACACCACCCACACCTGGCAGGACGCCAGCACCACCATCGGCTTCGCCCGCAGCTCCGACCGGGTCAACTGGACCTTCCTGTACGACTACACGGTCCCGATCGCGGGCCTCTCCCGCGCCTGGGCGCCGGAGTGGTTCGTCGACAGCGACGGCAGCGTCAACGTCATCGTGTCCTGCTCGGTGACCAGCGACGAGTGGATCTTCACCCCGTATCTGCTGAAGGCCACCAACTCCGCCCTCACCAGCTGGAGTTCACCGGTCGCGTTGTCCGGCATCGGAGCGAACCACATCGACACCTGCATCGTGAGGACCGGCTCGACCTACCACGCGTTCACGAAGAACGAGACGGCGAAGTACATCGAGTACGGCACGGCTTCGAGCCTCGCCGGCCCCTACACGATCACCAGGACCGGCGACTGGGCGGGCTGGGGCAGCTACCGGGAGGGCCCGTCGGTCATCCAGCTCGACAACGGCGCCTGGCGGATCTTCTTCGACGGTTACGGCGACGGCAACTACTACTACAGCGACAGCTACGACTCCTTCGCCAGCTGGAGCGCGCCCAAGGCACTGCCGGGCATCTCGGGCACGGCACGGCACTTCACGGTCATCAAGGAGACGGTGACCGGCGGCCCGAGCCTCACGAAGAACGCCACCCGCTCCTTCCGCTCCGCCAACTACACCACCCGCTACTGGCAGGAGCAGTCCGCGCTGCTCAACCTGCCCGTGGTGACGAGCTCCAGCAGCACCGCCGAGAAGCAGGCGTCCACCTTCACCGTGGTGGCCGGTCTCGCCGACGCCAACGCGTACTCCTTCCGCGACGCCGCCGGCAACTACCTCCGTCACTACTCCTTCCGGGGGCGTTTCGACCCCAACGACGGCACCTCCACCTTCGCGAGGGACGCCACGTTCATCGCCCGCACGGGCGCGGCGAGCGGCTCGGTCCGCTTCGAGTCGTACAACTACCCCGGCTACTACCTGCGCCACTACAACTACCAGCTGCGGGTGGAACAGCCGGACGGCACCGACCTGTTCCGTCAGGACAGCTCGTTCGTGGCGGCGACCGCCTGGGCCTGA
- a CDS encoding amidase, whose protein sequence is MTPDRAAGLTATARALAEGEVSSRALVERTLARIEASQGTLNAFRIVRSEAALAEADAADRQLAAGKRGPLLGVPVAVKDDMDVAGEPTAFGCQGTHPAVTEDGEAVRRLRAAGAVIVGKTNTCELGQWPFTEGPAFGATRNPWSTEHTPGGSSGGSAAAVAAGLVPAALGSDGAGSVRIPASWTHLVGIKPQRGRVSTWPRGESFHGITVNGTLARTVADAALLLDAASGNHAHDPHRPPAVDASAAAGRDPGRLRIALSLKPPFTAVPARLRPEVRARVLELAERLASSGHTVEEADPPYGQIGLTFVPRATAGLAERVAEAPFPTLLDRRTRGSARLGRLLGGVPLRAARRAEAVLHRRIGAFFETYDVILAPTTAAPPPRIGAMLHLSGFATDRAMIAACPYAWPWNVLGWPGVNVPAGFTPDGLPVGAQLLGPANSEPLLISLAAQLEAELRWHERWPREAVADSPAG, encoded by the coding sequence ATGACGCCCGACCGTGCCGCAGGTCTGACAGCCACCGCCCGCGCACTGGCCGAGGGCGAGGTCTCCTCCCGCGCGCTCGTGGAGCGGACCCTCGCCCGGATCGAGGCGAGCCAGGGCACTTTGAACGCCTTCAGGATCGTCCGGTCCGAGGCCGCACTCGCCGAAGCCGACGCCGCCGACCGGCAGTTGGCGGCCGGGAAGCGGGGTCCGCTCCTCGGAGTCCCGGTCGCCGTCAAGGACGACATGGACGTCGCGGGTGAGCCGACCGCCTTCGGCTGCCAGGGCACGCACCCGGCGGTCACCGAGGACGGTGAAGCGGTACGGCGGCTGCGCGCGGCCGGAGCCGTGATCGTCGGCAAGACGAACACCTGCGAGCTGGGGCAGTGGCCGTTCACCGAGGGGCCGGCCTTCGGCGCGACCCGCAACCCGTGGAGCACCGAGCACACCCCGGGCGGCTCCTCCGGCGGCTCGGCGGCCGCGGTCGCGGCGGGGCTGGTACCGGCCGCGCTCGGCTCGGACGGCGCCGGCTCCGTACGCATCCCCGCCTCCTGGACGCATCTGGTCGGCATCAAGCCGCAGCGCGGACGCGTCTCGACCTGGCCGCGCGGCGAGTCCTTCCACGGCATCACGGTCAACGGCACGCTGGCCCGCACGGTCGCGGACGCGGCGCTGCTGCTCGACGCGGCGAGCGGCAACCACGCGCACGACCCGCACCGGCCGCCCGCGGTCGACGCCTCGGCGGCGGCGGGCCGCGACCCCGGCCGGCTGCGGATCGCGCTGTCGCTGAAGCCACCGTTCACCGCCGTGCCCGCGAGGCTGCGCCCCGAGGTGCGCGCCCGGGTTCTCGAACTCGCCGAGAGACTGGCGTCGTCGGGCCACACCGTCGAGGAGGCGGACCCGCCGTACGGGCAGATCGGCCTCACCTTCGTGCCCCGGGCGACGGCCGGTCTCGCCGAGCGGGTCGCCGAGGCGCCCTTCCCCACGCTCCTGGACCGGCGCACCCGGGGCTCCGCCCGGCTGGGCCGACTGCTCGGCGGGGTCCCGCTGCGCGCGGCCCGTCGCGCGGAAGCGGTGCTGCACCGCCGCATCGGCGCCTTCTTCGAGACCTACGACGTGATCCTCGCGCCGACGACGGCCGCGCCCCCGCCCCGCATCGGCGCCATGCTGCACCTGAGCGGCTTCGCCACCGACCGCGCCATGATCGCCGCCTGTCCCTACGCCTGGCCGTGGAACGTGCTGGGCTGGCCCGGCGTCAACGTCCCCGCGGGCTTCACGCCCGACGGGCTGCCGGTCGGAGCGCAGTTGCTCGGTCCGGCGAACAGCGAGCCGCTGCTGATCTCGCTCGCCGCCCAACTGGAGGCGGAGCTGCGCTGGCACGAACGGTGGCCGCGGGAAGCCGTCGCCGACTCCCCTGCCGGATGA
- a CDS encoding flotillin family protein: MPMVVGVVAGAAVVAVLVLIGLFKMMWRVAEPNEALVISGSNHRTEGLEAGMGFRIVTGRGTMVMPGVQVVRKLSLDLKETELHVDCVTHQGVPLKVRGVVIFKVGDDFVSIANAARRFLDQQKLMSERVHNVFAGHLRSIVGGLTVEDMIRDREKLTGQTRAACGTEMEKLGLIVDSLQIHEIEDPTGYIRNLAMPHAAAVQRDARIAQAEANRLATEAEQASFARMAEATRDSEILQAGYQAERDKAGARARQAGPLADAASRQEVVVQETRVAELEAHRREQQLQADVRKPADAKAYEKRTLAEAERDARISAAQAKARETELAAAAEATRVKAAAGAEAEATRSRGEATAAATRATGEAEAAAAQARGLADAEAAKAQGLAEAEAIKARAAALAENQEAVVAQQLAENWPEIVKAGASAFGNVDNMVLLNGADGMADVFAKALTMGGTGLGLARQLLASMNQNGQAVNGTSALNGVPGPPSQKVPVEEG, from the coding sequence ATGCCGATGGTTGTCGGCGTCGTTGCGGGGGCGGCGGTTGTCGCCGTTCTCGTTCTGATCGGTCTGTTCAAGATGATGTGGCGAGTCGCCGAACCCAACGAGGCACTCGTCATCTCCGGCTCCAACCACCGCACGGAGGGCCTCGAGGCGGGAATGGGTTTCCGCATCGTCACGGGGCGGGGGACGATGGTGATGCCCGGGGTCCAGGTGGTGCGCAAGCTGTCGCTCGACCTGAAGGAGACCGAACTGCACGTGGACTGCGTGACCCACCAGGGCGTTCCGCTCAAGGTGCGGGGCGTGGTCATCTTCAAGGTGGGCGACGACTTCGTGTCGATCGCCAACGCGGCCCGGCGTTTCCTGGACCAGCAGAAACTGATGTCGGAGCGGGTGCACAACGTCTTCGCCGGTCATCTGCGGTCCATCGTGGGCGGGTTGACGGTCGAGGACATGATCCGCGACCGGGAGAAACTCACCGGGCAGACCCGTGCCGCCTGCGGCACGGAGATGGAGAAGCTGGGCCTGATCGTGGACTCGCTCCAGATCCACGAGATCGAGGACCCGACCGGCTACATCCGCAACCTGGCGATGCCGCACGCGGCGGCGGTGCAGCGGGACGCGCGCATCGCGCAGGCGGAGGCGAACCGTCTCGCCACGGAGGCGGAGCAGGCCTCGTTCGCCCGGATGGCGGAGGCCACCCGTGACAGCGAGATCCTCCAGGCCGGTTACCAGGCCGAGCGGGACAAGGCGGGCGCGAGGGCCCGTCAGGCGGGGCCCCTCGCTGACGCCGCCTCCCGGCAGGAGGTCGTCGTCCAGGAGACGCGGGTCGCCGAACTCGAGGCGCACCGGCGGGAGCAGCAGCTCCAGGCGGACGTCCGCAAGCCCGCGGACGCCAAGGCCTACGAGAAGCGGACCCTGGCCGAGGCGGAGCGCGACGCCCGGATCTCGGCGGCACAGGCCAAGGCGAGGGAGACGGAGCTCGCGGCCGCCGCCGAGGCGACCCGGGTGAAGGCCGCCGCCGGCGCCGAGGCCGAGGCGACCAGGAGCCGGGGCGAGGCCACCGCGGCCGCCACCCGGGCCACCGGTGAGGCCGAGGCGGCAGCCGCGCAGGCCAGGGGACTCGCGGACGCCGAAGCGGCGAAGGCACAGGGTCTCGCCGAGGCGGAGGCCATCAAGGCCCGCGCCGCCGCGCTCGCCGAGAACCAGGAGGCGGTCGTCGCCCAGCAACTCGCCGAGAACTGGCCGGAGATCGTGAAGGCGGGCGCGTCCGCCTTCGGCAACGTCGACAACATGGTGCTGCTCAACGGCGCCGACGGCATGGCGGACGTCTTCGCCAAGGCACTCACGATGGGAGGGACGGGACTCGGTCTGGCCCGTCAGCTGCTCGCCTCGATGAATCAGAACGGGCAGGCGGTGAACGGGACTTCGGCTCTCAACGGGGTACCGGGCCCGCCTTCGCAGAAGGTGCCGGTCGAGGAGGGCTGA
- a CDS encoding type II toxin-antitoxin system PemK/MazF family toxin: MTAFTDADVPGRFGPSATTEADPREVGRVRTEYAPAHDGDPDPGEIVWTWVPFEENDGRGKDRPVLVVAREAGGTVLAVQLSSKRHDGDREWVPIGSGPWDRTGRDSWVDVDRVLRLHEDGMRREACALDRMRFDLVRHRLHLRYGWT; this comes from the coding sequence GTGACCGCGTTTACCGATGCAGACGTCCCGGGCCGCTTCGGCCCCTCCGCCACGACCGAGGCCGACCCCCGCGAGGTCGGCCGGGTGCGTACCGAGTACGCCCCCGCCCACGACGGCGACCCGGACCCCGGCGAGATCGTGTGGACCTGGGTGCCCTTCGAGGAGAACGACGGCCGGGGCAAGGACCGCCCAGTGCTGGTCGTCGCCCGGGAGGCGGGCGGAACCGTCCTCGCCGTGCAGCTGTCCAGCAAGCGGCACGACGGCGACCGCGAGTGGGTACCGATCGGCAGCGGGCCCTGGGACCGGACCGGGCGGGACTCCTGGGTGGACGTCGACCGCGTCCTGCGGCTGCACGAGGACGGCATGCGACGCGAGGCCTGCGCACTGGACCGGATGCGTTTCGACCTGGTCCGCCACCGGCTGCACCTGCGCTACGGCTGGACCTGA
- a CDS encoding TIGR02452 family protein produces MSARLRGIARETEEIVEAGSYRASGGREVFLGAAIEAARTGTRMLGPGPVQVPASPSVTSLAPSPAPSRGDTVAGGEAGGDRLAGRTFVEVTGESSLEAARRLAGSGPVAVLNFASARNPGGGYLNGAQAQEEALCRASALYTCLLEAREFYDHHRAHRDPFYTDRVIHSPAVPVFRDDRGRLLDEPYGAGFLTSAAPNAGVVLRTAPQRASEIPRALAVRAGRVLETAAAHGYRRLVLGAWGCGVFRNDPAQVAGAFRALLGLGGRFERTFDHVVFGVLDRTPGNAVLGAFRTAFD; encoded by the coding sequence ATGAGCGCCCGGTTGCGGGGCATCGCGCGGGAGACGGAGGAGATCGTCGAGGCGGGGTCCTACCGCGCGTCCGGCGGGCGCGAGGTGTTCCTCGGCGCGGCGATCGAGGCCGCCCGGACGGGGACGCGGATGCTGGGACCGGGGCCGGTCCAGGTGCCGGCGAGCCCGTCCGTGACCTCCCTGGCGCCCTCCCCGGCGCCCTCCCGCGGCGACACCGTCGCCGGGGGAGAGGCGGGCGGGGACCGGCTCGCCGGGCGCACGTTCGTGGAGGTCACCGGTGAGAGCAGCCTGGAGGCCGCCCGGCGGCTGGCCGGCTCCGGCCCGGTCGCCGTCCTGAACTTCGCTTCGGCACGCAATCCCGGCGGCGGCTACCTCAACGGCGCCCAGGCGCAGGAGGAGGCCCTGTGCCGGGCCTCCGCGCTGTACACCTGCCTGCTCGAGGCCCGGGAGTTCTACGACCATCACCGTGCCCACCGGGACCCGTTCTACACGGACCGCGTCATCCACTCACCTGCCGTGCCGGTCTTCCGCGACGACCGGGGCCGCCTGCTCGACGAGCCCTACGGCGCCGGCTTCCTGACGTCCGCCGCCCCGAACGCGGGCGTGGTGCTGAGGACGGCCCCGCAGCGGGCGTCCGAGATACCGCGCGCGCTGGCCGTCCGGGCCGGGCGGGTCCTGGAGACGGCCGCCGCGCACGGCTACCGGCGCCTGGTGCTGGGCGCCTGGGGCTGCGGGGTGTTCCGCAACGACCCCGCCCAGGTGGCGGGGGCGTTCAGGGCGCTGCTCGGCCTCGGCGGCCGGTTCGAGCGGACATTCGACCATGTGGTGTTCGGCGTGCTGGACCGCACCCCCGGCAACGCGGTGCTGGGCGCTTTCCGGACGGCCTTCGACTGA
- the egtA gene encoding ergothioneine biosynthesis glutamate--cysteine ligase EgtA, translating to MSDSVSDCTDETESRSALTEAEVEALVRGICFKTGPPRTVGVEVEWIVHELRAPQLPVTPERLETAYAALRTVPLSSPLTVEPGGQLELSSPPAASLMECVNTVSADLAAVRTALGEQGLALSGNGTDPWRTPRRFLREPRYDAMEACLDRTGPAGRAMMCTSASVQVCLDAGHDEPGPLGHGRRWWLAHTLGAVLVAAFANSPLLAGAPTGWRSTRQLLWMEIGAGRAGGPVLDGDPRTAWARHVLDAPVMCLRRESGPWEVPDRLTFRQWTRTGAPTRDDLDYHLTTLFPPVRPRGHLELRMIDAQPGDDGWIVPLAVTTALFDDPEAAEIVYRAVKPLAERARPRPAPHNPLWIDAARYGLTDPELHEAAVTCFTTALRALPRLGATEAVTDTVTDYLERYVRRGRTPADDQLDRLRGTDTRAYGKDLRS from the coding sequence ATGTCCGACTCGGTAAGCGACTGTACCGACGAGACGGAATCCCGCAGCGCCCTCACCGAAGCCGAGGTGGAGGCCCTGGTCAGGGGGATCTGTTTCAAGACCGGCCCGCCCCGCACCGTCGGGGTCGAGGTGGAATGGATCGTCCACGAGCTGCGCGCGCCGCAGCTCCCCGTCACACCCGAACGACTCGAAACGGCCTACGCCGCACTGCGGACCGTTCCCCTGAGCTCACCGCTCACCGTCGAACCCGGCGGCCAGCTGGAACTGAGCTCACCGCCCGCCGCCTCCCTGATGGAGTGCGTGAACACCGTCTCCGCCGATCTGGCCGCCGTCCGCACGGCCCTGGGAGAGCAGGGACTCGCCCTCTCCGGCAACGGCACCGATCCCTGGCGCACCCCCCGGCGGTTCCTGCGTGAACCCCGCTACGACGCCATGGAGGCGTGCCTGGACCGCACCGGCCCGGCCGGTCGCGCCATGATGTGCACCTCGGCCTCCGTGCAGGTCTGCCTGGACGCCGGGCACGACGAGCCCGGCCCCCTCGGGCACGGGCGGCGCTGGTGGCTGGCGCACACCTTGGGCGCGGTCCTGGTGGCGGCCTTCGCCAACTCGCCGCTGCTCGCCGGCGCCCCCACCGGCTGGCGTTCCACGCGGCAGCTGCTGTGGATGGAGATCGGCGCCGGCCGCGCCGGCGGACCCGTGCTGGACGGCGATCCGCGCACGGCCTGGGCCCGTCATGTGCTGGACGCGCCGGTGATGTGCCTGCGGCGGGAGAGCGGGCCGTGGGAGGTGCCCGACCGGCTCACCTTCCGGCAGTGGACCCGGACGGGAGCACCGACCCGCGACGATCTCGACTACCACCTCACCACGCTGTTCCCGCCGGTCAGACCGCGCGGCCATCTGGAGCTGCGCATGATCGACGCGCAGCCGGGCGACGACGGCTGGATCGTGCCGCTCGCCGTGACGACAGCCCTGTTCGACGACCCGGAGGCCGCCGAGATCGTCTACCGCGCGGTGAAGCCGCTGGCCGAGCGGGCCCGGCCGCGGCCGGCCCCGCACAATCCGCTGTGGATCGACGCGGCCCGGTACGGGCTCACCGACCCGGAGCTGCACGAGGCCGCCGTCACCTGCTTCACCACGGCCCTGCGCGCCCTTCCACGCCTCGGCGCCACCGAGGCGGTGACGGACACCGTGACGGACTACCTGGAGCGGTACGTCCGCCGGGGCCGCACTCCCGCCGACGACCAGCTCGACCGCCTGCGCGGCACGGACACCCGCGCGTACGGGAAGGACCTTCGCTCATGA
- the egtB gene encoding ergothioneine biosynthesis protein EgtB, which produces MTDPALDTGPAVDADAPQAGTAPDADTLRTRVLASLTTARERTTLLTSCVEEPELTAQHSPLMSPLVWDLAHIGNQEELWLLRTVAGRDPMRPEIDGLYDAFEHSRAERPSLPLLAPDEARRYAAEVRGRVMDVLESADFGGSRLTEAGFAFGMIAQHEQQHDETMLSTHQLRAGPQALTAPDPEPAPLFTGPAEVLVPGGPFTMGTSGEPWALDNERPAHRREVAPFHIDTTPVTNGAYQAFIADGGYDDERWWTKEGWAHVRRGGIHAPLFWQRDGGQWLRRRFGVTEVVPPDEPVLHVCWYEADAYARWAGRRLPTEAEWEKAARFDPATGGSMRYPWGDADPAPEHANLGQRHLRPAPAGSYPAGESPLGVRQLIGDVWEWTSSDFLPYPGFRMFPYKEYSEVFFGRDYKVLRGGSFAVDPVACRGTFRNWDHPIRRQIFSGFRTARTGAV; this is translated from the coding sequence ATGACCGACCCCGCCCTGGACACCGGGCCCGCCGTGGACGCGGATGCCCCGCAGGCCGGTACCGCCCCGGACGCGGACACCCTCCGGACCCGCGTGCTCGCCTCCCTCACCACGGCCCGGGAACGCACCACACTGCTGACCAGCTGTGTCGAGGAGCCCGAACTCACCGCTCAGCACTCTCCGTTGATGTCCCCGCTGGTGTGGGACCTCGCGCACATCGGCAACCAGGAGGAGCTGTGGCTGCTGCGCACGGTGGCCGGCCGTGACCCGATGCGCCCCGAGATCGACGGTCTGTACGACGCCTTCGAGCACTCGCGTGCCGAACGGCCCTCCCTGCCGCTGCTGGCGCCGGACGAGGCCCGCCGGTACGCGGCGGAGGTGCGCGGCCGGGTGATGGACGTGCTGGAGTCGGCCGACTTCGGCGGCAGCCGGCTGACGGAGGCCGGCTTCGCCTTCGGAATGATCGCGCAGCACGAACAGCAGCACGACGAGACCATGCTGAGCACCCATCAGCTACGGGCCGGGCCGCAGGCGCTGACCGCGCCCGATCCCGAGCCGGCGCCGCTGTTCACCGGCCCGGCCGAAGTCCTCGTGCCCGGCGGCCCGTTCACCATGGGCACCTCGGGCGAACCCTGGGCACTGGACAACGAACGGCCGGCACACCGGCGCGAGGTGGCTCCCTTCCACATCGACACGACCCCGGTGACGAACGGCGCGTACCAGGCGTTCATCGCGGACGGCGGCTACGACGACGAGCGCTGGTGGACGAAGGAGGGGTGGGCGCACGTCCGTCGCGGCGGCATCCACGCACCGCTGTTCTGGCAGCGCGACGGCGGGCAGTGGCTGCGGCGCCGCTTCGGAGTCACCGAGGTGGTACCGCCCGACGAACCGGTACTGCACGTGTGCTGGTACGAGGCCGACGCCTACGCCCGCTGGGCCGGGCGCCGCCTGCCCACCGAGGCGGAGTGGGAGAAGGCCGCCCGCTTCGACCCGGCGACGGGCGGCTCGATGCGCTACCCGTGGGGTGACGCCGACCCCGCCCCCGAACACGCCAACCTGGGCCAGCGCCATCTTCGCCCGGCCCCGGCGGGCAGCTACCCCGCCGGTGAATCCCCGCTCGGGGTGCGGCAGCTGATCGGTGACGTGTGGGAGTGGACGTCCAGCGACTTCCTGCCGTACCCCGGTTTCCGGATGTTCCCGTACAAGGAGTACTCGGAGGTGTTCTTCGGCCGCGACTACAAGGTGCTGCGCGGCGGTTCGTTCGCGGTGGATCCGGTGGCCTGCCGGGGCACGTTCCGCAACTGGGACCACCCGATCCGGCGGCAGATCTTCTCCGGGTTCCGCACGGCTCGCACGGGAGCCGTCTGA
- the egtC gene encoding ergothioneine biosynthesis protein EgtC, producing the protein MCRHLAYLGSAEPLGRLLSEPPHSLYRQSWAPRRQRHGTVNADGFGVGWYAEGDPVPARYRRAGPIWADLSFTDLARVVRSRALLAAVRDATLAGADAEAAAAPYAAGTWLFSHNGAVPGWPGALESLTGSLPAVDLLSMEARNDSAFVWALVLARLRAGDTGSQALADTVTEVAAAAPGARLNLLLTDGESITATAWGDTLWYLAEPGRGTVVASEPYDDDPRWQEVPDRTLLAASRADVLLTPLKEPSTDTASAPPEETGT; encoded by the coding sequence ATGTGCCGTCACCTGGCGTACCTGGGGTCCGCCGAGCCGCTCGGCCGGCTCCTCTCGGAACCCCCGCACAGCCTGTACCGCCAGTCCTGGGCACCCCGGCGCCAGCGGCACGGGACGGTCAACGCCGATGGTTTCGGGGTGGGCTGGTACGCGGAGGGCGACCCGGTGCCGGCCCGGTACCGCCGGGCGGGACCCATCTGGGCGGACCTGTCCTTCACCGACCTGGCCCGGGTCGTCCGCAGCAGGGCCCTGCTGGCCGCGGTACGGGACGCGACGCTGGCCGGCGCCGACGCGGAGGCCGCCGCGGCGCCGTACGCGGCCGGGACCTGGCTGTTCAGCCACAACGGGGCGGTCCCGGGCTGGCCGGGCGCGCTGGAGTCGCTCACCGGTTCGCTGCCCGCCGTGGACCTGCTGTCGATGGAGGCGCGCAACGACTCCGCGTTCGTCTGGGCACTGGTCCTCGCCCGGCTGCGCGCCGGGGACACCGGGAGCCAGGCCCTGGCGGACACGGTGACCGAGGTCGCCGCGGCGGCTCCCGGCGCGCGTCTCAACCTGCTCCTCACCGACGGGGAGTCGATCACCGCGACCGCCTGGGGCGACACCCTCTGGTACCTGGCCGAGCCCGGCAGGGGCACGGTCGTCGCCTCGGAACCGTACGACGACGATCCGCGCTGGCAGGAGGTCCCCGACCGCACCCTGCTCGCGGCGAGCCGCGCCGACGTCCTGCTGACCCCCCTGAAGGAACCGAGCACGGACACGGCGTCCGCACCACCCGAGGAGACCGGCACGTGA